Proteins encoded within one genomic window of Nicotiana tabacum cultivar K326 unplaced genomic scaffold, ASM71507v2 Un00002, whole genome shotgun sequence:
- the LOC107771519 gene encoding zinc finger transcription factor YY1 has protein sequence METHMAHHLFERRPIYKSKAPAAKWFKEWVPQDVVATGGKCYLLKWVNEATLKALKEKPKEPEVPVPEPEPTTEVLFLCSYDGCGKTFIDAGALRKHSHIHGERQYVCHYEGCGKKFLDSSKLKRHFLIHTGERDYVCPHEGCGKAFSLDFNLRSHMKTHSQENYHICPYPECGKRYAHEYKLKNHIASSHQKNSTPDAPKYTPPVEKPMKTPKSSSAAYASSSSDRPYSCPYEGCDKSYIHEYKLNLHLRNMHPGHFPEDNAKNAQSNADNEMDEGSDQDAYAAKRGNGKIQKQSRPKPSLKQPALKVARKSSSASPANISIAAKKPWSVKEENYHEEDSEETEEERDDVGDGWRYGENDDDDDEETEEDE, from the exons ATGGAAACTCACATGGCTCACCATCTGTTTGAGAGACGCCCCATATACAAGTCCAAAGCTCCTGCTGCCAAATGGTTCAAAGAATG GGTCCCGCAAGATGTCGTAGCAACTGGTGGGAAGTGCTACCTCTTAAAGTGGGTGAATG AGGCCACATTAAAAGCTCTGAAGGAGAAGCCCAAAGAGCCAGAAGTACCCGTGCCAGAGCCGGAGCCAACTACTGAAGTTCTTTTCCTTTGTAGCTATGATGGTTGTGGAAAGACATTTATTGATGCCGGGGCGTTGAGGAAGCATTCTCACATCCACGGGGAGAGGCAGTATGTATGTCACTATGAGGGCTGCGGAAAG AAATTTTTGGATAGTTCCAAGCTAAAACGGCACTTTCTTATTCACACTGGGGAAAGAGACTATGTATGTCCACATGAAGGCTGTGGCAAG GCATTCTCACTGGATTTTAACTTAAGATCACATATGAAAACACACTCCCAGGAGAACTATCATATCTGCCCGTATCCAGAATGTGGAAAGCGATATGCACATGAGTACAAGCTTAAAAATCATATTGCATCTAGTCACCAGAAG AACTCTACCCCAGATGCTCCAAAGTATACCCCACCGGTGGAGAAGCCAATGAAAACACCAAAATCTTCTTCAGCAGCATATGCCTCATCATCATCTGACCGCCCATATAGCTGTCCGTACGAAGGGTGTGACAAATCTTACATCCATGAATACAAGCTGAATCTTCATTTAAGGAACATGCACCCTGGTCATTTTCCAGAGGATAATGCCAAAAATGCTCAATCTAATGCTGACAATGAGATGGATGAAGGCAGTGATCAAGATGCATATGCTGCAAAACGTGGAAACGGAAAAATTCAGAAACAGAGCAGGCCAAAACCAAGCTTAAAGCAGCCAGCTTTAAAAGTTGCACGCAAAAGCTCTAGTGCTTCTCCAGCCAATATCAGTATAGCAGCGAAGAAGCCCTGGTCGGTTAAAGAAGAGAACTACCATGAAGAAGATAGTGAAGAAACAGAAGAGGAGCGGGATGATGTTGGGGACGGATGGAGGTACGGTGAAAACGATGACGACGACGACGAAGAGACTGAAGAAGATGAGTAG
- the LOC107771518 gene encoding mediator of RNA polymerase II transcription subunit 22a, which translates to MNKGGVGGGSGGGGGPTAAAAAAAAQKQKSLLQRVDADIGNIVDNFSFLVNVARVNDPPVRNSQEAFMMEMRASRMVQAADTLLKLVSELKQTAIFSGFASLNDHVEQRTEEFTEQVEKTECMLSRIGEEAAASLKELESHYYSSAERTSSLPSYSQETMP; encoded by the exons ATGAATAAAGGAGGGGTTGGTGGTGGAAGTGGTGGAGGGGGCGGACCTACTGCCGCGGCGGCGGCGGCCGCAGCTCAAAAGCAGAAAAGCTTGCTTCAGAGAGTGGATGCTGATATTGGCAATATTGTTGACAATTTTAGCTTCCTTGTTAACGTTGCACGG GTCAATGATCCACCTGTCAGAAACTCGCAAGAAGCATTTATGATGGAGATGCGTGCATCTCGAATG GTCCAAGCAGCTGACACACTGCTTAAGTTGGTGTCAGAGTTGAAGCAAACAGCTATATTTTCAGGATTTGCATCTCTAAATGATCATGTGGAGCAGAGAACAGAAGAATTTACTGAACAGGTTGAGAAAACAGAATGCATGTTATCTAGAATTGGAGAGGAAGCAGCTGCTAgccttaaggagcttgaatcacATTATTATTCTTCTGCAGAAAGAACCAGTAGTCTGCCTTCTTACAGCCAAGAAACAATGCCCTGA